A window from Photobacterium atrarenae encodes these proteins:
- a CDS encoding Gfo/Idh/MocA family protein has protein sequence MNQPKTWGILGTSFISGVMAEAITADGQSQIHAIAGRRPEPRQALAEQYDIPVQYDSYEALIADEAVDIIYIALPNHLHHTYVIKAASAGKAILCEKSLAVDMAQTDAALEAVHRHQVFFAEGLMYLNHPLAARICQILQAGEIGEIRAIQGQYTAAIAQFVNPDSKGALFNLGCYPASLLQLILQQCIGEQAVTDYQISATGRKGSDGNLCESIANIRFGNGIMAQLHTAEDYGLHASLTILGTTGSLQVVTNPWLPTQVNQLRLTQYEQAETLITVDAEGDGFLYQVRAVLAALGAGEKALTRPAARPKDSRQIMQLLTDWEAAAQANPMP, from the coding sequence ATGAATCAGCCGAAAACATGGGGCATTCTGGGAACCAGTTTTATCTCCGGCGTCATGGCCGAGGCCATCACAGCCGATGGTCAGAGCCAAATCCACGCCATTGCAGGACGCCGTCCGGAGCCACGCCAGGCGCTGGCCGAGCAGTATGATATTCCGGTTCAATACGACAGTTACGAGGCCCTGATTGCCGATGAAGCCGTTGATATTATCTATATTGCCTTGCCGAACCACTTACACCATACGTATGTGATTAAGGCTGCAAGCGCCGGAAAAGCAATTTTGTGCGAAAAATCCTTGGCCGTCGATATGGCGCAAACGGATGCAGCCCTGGAAGCAGTACACCGCCATCAGGTGTTTTTTGCCGAGGGGCTGATGTATTTAAACCATCCACTCGCCGCCCGGATCTGCCAGATCCTCCAGGCTGGTGAGATTGGTGAGATACGCGCGATCCAGGGTCAATACACCGCCGCGATTGCCCAGTTCGTCAATCCGGACAGCAAGGGAGCCCTGTTCAACCTCGGCTGCTACCCCGCTTCCCTCCTCCAGCTGATCCTGCAACAGTGCATAGGAGAGCAGGCGGTAACGGATTACCAAATCAGCGCCACGGGCCGCAAAGGCAGCGATGGGAACCTGTGCGAGTCCATCGCCAACATTCGTTTTGGCAACGGCATCATGGCGCAGCTCCACACGGCGGAAGACTACGGTTTACATGCCTCGTTGACCATCTTAGGCACCACCGGCAGCCTGCAAGTGGTCACGAATCCGTGGTTGCCAACCCAAGTCAACCAACTGCGACTGACCCAATATGAACAAGCCGAAACGCTGATCACAGTCGATGCCGAAGGAGACGGTTTTCTCTATCAGGTCCGCGCTGTCCTGGCCGCCCTGGGCGCCGGAGAAAAGGCGCTGACTCGCCCGGCCGCACGCCCGAAAGACTCTCGTCAGATCATGCAGTTGTTGACCGACTGGGAAGCGGCGGCGCAAGCCAATCCGATGCCGTAA
- a CDS encoding LysR substrate-binding domain-containing protein: MDKLKSMQVFVDVVQRGSLAKSAAHFAITATMVGKHIKTLESTLGAKLLNRTTRRQSLTEAGAMYYRECLRILDDIQEAEDNLQAFTNTPMGTLRINAPVTYGALVVAPIVAQFLQQFPQMNIALNLDNQRIDPLHDPFDVVIRIGHLDDSSLIARQIGDYQMLFCASPTYFRRHGMPRDISELRQHDCLGFDYGDLPFHVTSQEAFVQNRHRLRLRSNSGQALKAAALAHAGIILQPSVLLQQELERGQLVECLLSDRPEARPIHLIYKDKSQSLKIRTFIDFFMSQV, from the coding sequence ATGGACAAATTGAAAAGCATGCAGGTGTTCGTCGATGTCGTGCAACGGGGCAGCCTTGCAAAATCAGCGGCCCATTTTGCAATCACGGCCACTATGGTCGGGAAGCACATCAAGACGCTGGAAAGCACTTTGGGGGCGAAGCTGCTCAATCGCACCACCCGGCGCCAGTCCCTGACGGAAGCCGGTGCGATGTATTACCGGGAATGCCTGCGTATCCTGGATGATATCCAGGAAGCCGAAGATAACTTACAGGCATTCACCAACACACCGATGGGAACCCTGCGGATCAATGCACCGGTGACGTATGGCGCATTGGTTGTGGCACCGATTGTGGCGCAGTTTCTGCAGCAGTTTCCGCAAATGAATATCGCACTGAACCTTGATAACCAGCGGATCGACCCACTCCATGATCCCTTCGATGTCGTGATACGGATTGGTCATCTCGATGACTCCAGCTTAATTGCAAGGCAGATTGGCGACTATCAAATGTTGTTTTGTGCCTCGCCAACCTATTTCCGGCGACACGGCATGCCGCGAGATATTTCTGAGTTGCGTCAGCATGACTGCCTGGGTTTTGACTATGGCGATCTCCCGTTTCACGTCACCAGCCAGGAAGCATTCGTGCAGAACCGTCATCGGCTTCGGCTACGCAGCAATAGCGGGCAAGCCTTAAAAGCCGCTGCGCTGGCCCATGCCGGGATTATTTTGCAGCCGTCGGTATTGCTTCAGCAGGAGCTTGAGCGCGGCCAGTTGGTTGAATGCCTGTTATCCGACCGGCCTGAAGCACGTCCTATCCACCTGATCTATAAAGATAAGTCGCAGTCTCTGAAGATTCGAACCTTTATTGATTTCTTCATGTCACAGGTCTGA
- a CDS encoding methyl-accepting chemotaxis protein has product MEAELAQVSAALQQQQAVAKQQQQELSEQESALQAAMAARQHYEAELAALYQRTERMRKSFVWLDESLQQSSIAIGTSVSVSHQAKQRIEKLAHELSELTVLQGQQMSSFTDLSQEIQSTAAVIGKISEIAKQTSLLSLNASIEAARAGVHGRGFAIVADEVRSLSGTTGQSAQAADTLLSNLSGCSSQLGEVSASLSVRVEQIAGDTEKTLDNLGIELDRIGATQGDLEAANWRSKLELAMIDETFLRSDIIQYVNRPDQTAPPAVITSQECGIGKWYNAAHVREKFQHHHQFKALEVPHHGVHDHAERAVAMAMKGDREGALQEIVHMENQYQRVESILLALIGETDR; this is encoded by the coding sequence ATGGAGGCTGAACTCGCGCAGGTCAGCGCGGCGCTGCAGCAGCAACAGGCAGTGGCTAAGCAACAACAACAGGAGCTTTCGGAGCAGGAATCCGCGTTGCAGGCAGCGATGGCTGCCCGGCAGCATTATGAAGCAGAATTGGCTGCACTGTATCAGCGCACGGAGCGGATGCGGAAGTCGTTTGTCTGGCTGGATGAGAGTTTGCAGCAAAGCAGCATTGCCATTGGCACCTCGGTTTCGGTGTCGCATCAAGCCAAGCAACGGATTGAAAAACTAGCCCATGAATTGTCTGAGCTGACGGTATTGCAGGGGCAGCAGATGAGCTCGTTTACAGACTTATCGCAAGAGATCCAAAGCACCGCGGCCGTGATCGGTAAAATCAGCGAGATAGCCAAACAAACCAGCTTACTGTCCCTCAATGCTTCTATCGAGGCTGCCAGAGCGGGCGTACATGGGCGTGGGTTTGCTATTGTTGCCGATGAAGTGCGCTCGCTCTCGGGCACCACGGGGCAGTCTGCGCAAGCGGCCGATACGCTATTATCCAATCTGTCCGGCTGCTCCTCACAACTTGGCGAGGTCAGTGCCAGCCTTTCAGTCCGGGTCGAGCAAATCGCGGGTGACACCGAGAAAACGCTGGATAACCTGGGGATCGAGCTGGACCGGATCGGGGCCACTCAGGGCGATTTGGAAGCGGCCAACTGGCGCTCCAAACTGGAGCTGGCGATGATCGATGAAACCTTCCTGCGCAGCGATATCATCCAGTATGTGAACCGGCCGGACCAAACGGCGCCGCCTGCGGTGATCACTTCTCAGGAGTGCGGGATCGGGAAGTGGTACAACGCGGCGCATGTGCGGGAGAAATTTCAGCACCACCATCAATTTAAAGCGCTGGAAGTACCGCATCACGGGGTACATGACCATGCCGAGCGTGCCGTGGCAATGGCCATGAAGGGTGATCGCGAGGGAGCCCTGCAGGAGATCGTACACATGGAGAACCAGTACCAGCGGGTAGAATCCATTCTGCTGGCCTTGATCGGAGAAACTGATCGCTAA
- a CDS encoding MFS transporter gives MRNKSLTPISCWFLLALLFIALNMRAPFTSLSPLLDEISHSLSLSATQAGLLTTLPLIAFALFSPFASALARRLGLEVTIMLGLVLISVGVMVRAMSAIPALFSGTLLLGIGIAVANVLLPGLLKRDHARHAASLTALYVLIMSVGAALGSSVVIPLARLAEQSMAASVPGWSVALLWSLPLSLCAALIWLPRLWASRRATVQPTSGQGIGPLLRSKVAWQITLFLGLNSFINYVFVSWFAVMAMDLGFSAEKAGIYHGLMQLAGAAPALVMVPLMAKVKNVRFIAAIMIMATLVGVAGLMMMSSLALFWALLLGVGQGGAFILGLSMISLRSDSPEQATALSGMAQCLGYLLAATGPVVIGYLYETSQDWDSALSLMLGVILVWGYCGLMACKPVSESVENVSATA, from the coding sequence ATGCGAAATAAATCGCTCACGCCCATCTCGTGCTGGTTTTTACTGGCATTACTTTTTATCGCCCTCAATATGCGGGCGCCGTTCACCAGCTTGTCGCCGTTGCTGGATGAAATTAGCCACTCGCTTTCTCTGAGTGCGACTCAGGCGGGCTTGCTGACAACCTTGCCGTTGATTGCATTTGCGCTTTTCTCGCCCTTTGCCTCGGCTCTGGCCAGAAGGTTAGGGCTGGAAGTGACGATTATGCTGGGATTGGTGTTGATCTCTGTCGGGGTGATGGTGCGCGCTATGAGTGCGATCCCGGCATTGTTTTCCGGCACCCTGCTGCTGGGGATCGGCATTGCAGTGGCGAATGTGTTGCTACCCGGGTTGCTCAAGCGCGATCATGCCCGCCACGCGGCATCGCTGACCGCACTGTACGTGTTGATCATGAGTGTCGGGGCCGCACTGGGCTCTAGTGTGGTGATCCCGCTCGCCCGGTTGGCTGAGCAGTCGATGGCGGCAAGTGTCCCAGGTTGGTCCGTGGCGCTACTGTGGTCTTTGCCGCTTTCACTCTGTGCCGCGCTGATATGGCTGCCTCGGCTTTGGGCCAGCCGCCGTGCGACAGTACAACCGACATCCGGCCAGGGGATTGGGCCTTTGCTGCGCTCGAAAGTGGCCTGGCAGATCACCCTGTTCCTCGGCCTGAATTCTTTCATCAACTATGTTTTTGTCAGCTGGTTTGCTGTGATGGCGATGGATCTGGGGTTCAGTGCTGAAAAAGCCGGGATCTACCACGGGTTGATGCAACTGGCAGGGGCTGCACCTGCGTTGGTGATGGTGCCCTTGATGGCCAAAGTGAAGAACGTTCGGTTTATCGCGGCGATAATGATTATGGCGACGTTGGTCGGTGTGGCTGGTTTGATGATGATGTCATCACTGGCGTTGTTCTGGGCACTATTGCTCGGCGTCGGGCAGGGCGGCGCGTTTATTCTCGGCCTGTCGATGATCAGTCTGCGTAGTGACAGCCCGGAGCAGGCCACTGCGTTATCCGGCATGGCGCAGTGCCTTGGTTATCTGCTGGCCGCGACCGGCCCGGTGGTGATCGGCTATCTGTACGAAACCAGCCAGGACTGGGATTCGGCGTTGTCCCTGATGCTGGGGGTGATTCTGGTATGGGGATACTGCGGGTTGATGGCTTGTAAGCCCGTGTCAGAATCGGTGGAAAATGTTTCAGCCACGGCTTGA
- a CDS encoding putative quinol monooxygenase, with the protein MFEQGLFITAELRVHAAYDLDEAKAAIDVFCAGMNREPGCSFAMATQDRQDPRRFIFWERYDDQAAFEAHFHARHTQEFIGLGITELVRAFESHQ; encoded by the coding sequence ATGTTTGAACAAGGGCTATTCATTACCGCAGAGCTCAGGGTTCACGCGGCATATGATCTGGACGAGGCAAAAGCGGCAATCGACGTGTTCTGCGCCGGGATGAACCGTGAGCCCGGCTGCTCATTTGCGATGGCGACCCAGGATCGCCAGGACCCACGTCGCTTCATTTTCTGGGAAAGGTATGACGATCAGGCAGCATTTGAAGCCCATTTCCACGCCAGACACACCCAAGAATTTATCGGACTGGGGATCACCGAGCTGGTCCGGGCGTTCGAAAGCCATCAATGA
- a CDS encoding AraC family transcriptional regulator: MTAQTPLFSDVDNTTHAVDILYTQADERVAESPYHQHRKGQLVMPTCGSVTSRIKDAIWIVPPYSAVWIPGDVPHSNQLTPEGEGYMLFIEPDAADMPDQVCTLSVSPLIREILIALAARPQDYPADSPTARLVQVLLDELPTMPREQFDFPIPQEPRLNQIATALLTDPADRRTMAQWASAYAMSEKTLSRLVKQQTGLTFGNWRKQLHIVVALQQLTSGNPVQQVSEQLGYESVSAFITFFKKTLGRPPKQYMAAR, translated from the coding sequence ATGACCGCCCAAACGCCCCTGTTCTCGGATGTCGACAACACAACGCACGCTGTCGATATCCTGTATACCCAGGCCGATGAACGGGTCGCAGAGTCGCCCTACCACCAGCACCGCAAAGGACAACTGGTGATGCCGACCTGCGGTTCTGTCACCAGCCGGATCAAAGATGCCATCTGGATTGTACCACCGTACTCTGCGGTCTGGATCCCGGGCGATGTTCCCCACAGCAACCAGCTCACACCGGAGGGAGAAGGCTACATGTTGTTTATTGAGCCCGATGCCGCCGACATGCCGGATCAGGTCTGTACCTTATCCGTCAGCCCGTTGATCCGCGAAATCCTGATCGCCCTCGCCGCCCGCCCGCAGGATTATCCGGCAGACAGCCCGACCGCGAGGCTGGTTCAGGTATTGCTCGATGAACTACCAACCATGCCGCGTGAGCAATTCGATTTCCCAATCCCGCAGGAGCCACGGCTCAATCAAATTGCCACCGCCCTGCTGACCGATCCGGCCGACCGCCGCACCATGGCCCAGTGGGCCAGCGCGTATGCGATGAGCGAGAAGACTCTCTCGCGGTTGGTGAAACAGCAAACCGGGCTGACTTTTGGCAACTGGCGCAAACAGCTACACATTGTGGTGGCGCTCCAGCAGCTGACTTCCGGCAATCCGGTCCAGCAGGTCTCCGAGCAATTGGGTTATGAGTCCGTCAGCGCCTTTATCACTTTCTTCAAAAAGACCCTGGGACGACCGCCGAAGCAATATATGGCCGCGCGCTAA
- a CDS encoding sensor domain-containing diguanylate cyclase: MMNNNNDNYLKNELYQLLNEEDGIFEFLQDGSLDGLWYWDLENPEHEWMNDRFWTLLGYEPSEKKHLASEWQDLIFPEDLEAAMENFRKHSLDPTHPYDQIVRYKHKDGSTVWVRCRGVAIRDKSGKPVRMLGSHNDLTAYKKVEEELMEKNRELEKLACRDPLTALYNRRIFHEMLEKELSKSARYQTPLSIAIIDIDNFKAINDNWGHQEGDHALCTVSKTLSDTARHSDVVARLAGDEFIILMYQTGEADSKAAGERYRASVEHGKVTVSIGLTTFVAPAELERTSIHELSKCLIAQADKALYQAKANGRNCAYHFADCDENILVPPLAPEQP, from the coding sequence ATGATGAACAACAATAACGACAATTATCTAAAAAACGAGCTTTACCAACTGCTCAATGAAGAAGACGGTATCTTCGAATTTCTCCAGGATGGTTCGTTAGACGGCTTGTGGTACTGGGATTTGGAAAACCCGGAACATGAGTGGATGAACGACAGGTTTTGGACCTTGCTTGGCTACGAGCCCAGTGAAAAAAAGCACTTGGCCTCCGAATGGCAGGATCTGATCTTCCCCGAGGATCTCGAGGCGGCAATGGAAAACTTCCGCAAACACAGCCTGGATCCAACCCATCCGTATGATCAAATCGTCCGCTACAAACACAAGGACGGTTCTACCGTGTGGGTCCGTTGCCGGGGTGTCGCCATCCGTGACAAATCCGGTAAGCCGGTTCGGATGCTAGGCTCGCACAACGATCTGACCGCTTATAAAAAAGTGGAAGAAGAGCTGATGGAGAAAAATCGTGAGCTGGAAAAACTGGCTTGTCGAGATCCGCTGACTGCTCTTTACAATCGCCGCATCTTTCACGAAATGCTAGAAAAAGAGCTGTCTAAAAGTGCACGTTATCAAACACCCTTGTCGATTGCGATTATTGATATCGACAACTTTAAGGCCATCAACGACAACTGGGGACACCAGGAAGGCGATCACGCTCTGTGTACTGTCAGCAAAACCTTAAGCGATACGGCACGGCACAGCGATGTCGTTGCCCGTCTTGCCGGCGATGAGTTCATTATTCTGATGTATCAAACGGGCGAGGCGGACAGTAAAGCGGCGGGCGAACGTTACCGGGCCAGTGTTGAACACGGCAAAGTCACGGTGAGTATCGGTCTGACAACGTTTGTCGCCCCGGCGGAGCTGGAAAGAACCAGTATCCATGAGCTTTCCAAGTGCCTGATCGCCCAAGCCGATAAAGCGCTTTATCAGGCCAAGGCCAACGGACGGAACTGTGCGTACCATTTCGCTGACTGCGACGAAAACATCCTTGTCCCCCCTCTGGCGCCTGAGCAACCATAG
- a CDS encoding GNAT family N-acetyltransferase: MMEPIAFKTKRLQAATLDRAQPGLDQELRTLFTDSVSRYLPPDCSQLETQDDVAQWLDRRLSIGTIVRITLADQVAGYLFVFPEGTAQYRIGYVIAEPCWGQGLATEAMQGLINHLADTGGRTRFIAGIDPVNTASQKVLEKLGFGYDHTQAEIDYYVLETNQ; the protein is encoded by the coding sequence ATGATGGAACCCATTGCTTTTAAGACAAAGCGCTTGCAAGCCGCAACGCTGGACAGAGCCCAGCCGGGACTCGACCAGGAACTCAGAACCCTGTTCACCGACAGCGTCAGCCGCTATTTGCCGCCGGACTGCAGTCAACTGGAAACTCAGGATGATGTCGCGCAGTGGCTCGATCGCCGGCTCAGTATCGGCACAATTGTCCGAATCACTTTGGCCGATCAGGTAGCAGGTTACCTGTTTGTATTTCCGGAAGGAACGGCGCAATACCGCATTGGTTATGTGATTGCCGAGCCGTGCTGGGGACAGGGGCTGGCAACTGAAGCGATGCAGGGGCTGATCAATCACCTGGCAGACACTGGCGGGAGAACCCGATTCATTGCCGGGATTGATCCGGTCAATACGGCGTCTCAAAAGGTACTGGAGAAGCTCGGGTTTGGCTATGACCACACGCAAGCTGAAATTGACTACTACGTGCTGGAAACCAACCAGTAA